One genomic window of Candidatus Didemnitutus sp. includes the following:
- a CDS encoding CPBP family intramembrane metalloprotease, with the protein MTKEADRVELVRFFVFTLASTWLLWLPLVLSGQGLGWLPVTLPMPWVLPGTFCPTLVALWLHRRATGNWRAFTLWPGAVPFGVGLGTGALLIVFAFVVAPGCWLAQGGPGSVSWAALAGYPAATWRALMMAGPLGEEAGWRGYALPRLQRCFGPWRGTLVLGALWAGWHLPLFLIPGYGGGSFVNYLALVAALAFVMTTARNLSRGSVLVAILLHAVFNASGAILGGFIGEGGVRPSSAPLTTIIVCFWVLAGVLLVVTRGRLAWRQAPAPADPQPVVVHLPRG; encoded by the coding sequence ATGACGAAGGAGGCCGACCGGGTGGAACTCGTCCGATTTTTCGTATTCACGCTGGCGTCGACCTGGCTGCTTTGGCTGCCGTTGGTGCTGTCCGGTCAGGGGCTGGGCTGGCTGCCCGTAACGCTACCGATGCCGTGGGTGCTGCCGGGGACGTTTTGTCCGACGCTGGTGGCTCTATGGTTGCACCGGCGCGCCACCGGCAACTGGCGGGCGTTCACGCTCTGGCCCGGCGCGGTGCCGTTTGGCGTCGGCTTGGGCACGGGAGCGCTGCTGATTGTGTTCGCCTTCGTGGTCGCGCCCGGTTGCTGGCTGGCGCAGGGCGGGCCTGGTAGTGTCTCTTGGGCCGCGCTGGCAGGCTATCCGGCGGCCACTTGGCGGGCCCTCATGATGGCCGGCCCGTTGGGCGAGGAGGCGGGCTGGCGCGGCTACGCGCTGCCGCGTCTGCAACGATGCTTCGGGCCATGGCGGGGCACGCTGGTCCTCGGTGCGCTGTGGGCCGGGTGGCACTTGCCGCTTTTTCTGATCCCAGGGTATGGGGGCGGGTCGTTTGTGAACTATCTGGCGCTCGTCGCCGCGCTGGCCTTCGTGATGACGACCGCGCGGAACCTTTCCCGTGGCAGTGTGCTCGTAGCCATCCTGCTGCATGCCGTGTTCAACGCCTCCGGCGCGATCCTCGGCGGTTTTATCGGCGAAGGCGGCGTGCGCCCAAGCAGCGCGCCGCTCACCACCATCATCGTCTGCTTCTGGGTGTTGGCCGGCGTGCTGCTCGTCGTCACGCGCGGCCGGCTGGCCTGGCGCCAGGCACCTGCACCGGCTGATCCGCAGCCGGTCGTGGTTCACCTCCCCCGGGGTTAG
- a CDS encoding leucine-rich repeat domain-containing protein, producing MRRIPRLSSTFAALLVLSVASASAFAVTLQDYARDHPLTLFIATKGAVMPTAIDQTNNLQEGDRALLLSGLDLTDLTGLSELTVDDAGQKRPITEVAHLHLFLNRNRIESLPEELGRLKQVKFLYLEFNRLQTLPLALRQMDALEGMYFTSNRFTTVPPFVYTMRKLKKLQFSRNQLSELPPEIGHLTELRHLNLSGNRIATVPATIGRLTRLRVCDLSDNQISELPTEFGQVKIVNQLRVRNNPLTTLPEGFADMRATIDITGTKIDPAKLSPGLRARIGTEKPPGSKPDGKIIVRSPAK from the coding sequence ATGCGTCGTATCCCTCGCCTGTCCTCGACCTTCGCCGCGCTGTTGGTGCTTTCCGTGGCGTCGGCGTCTGCCTTCGCCGTCACGCTCCAGGACTACGCCCGCGACCATCCGCTCACCCTTTTTATCGCAACGAAAGGCGCGGTGATGCCCACGGCGATCGACCAGACGAACAACCTCCAGGAGGGCGACCGCGCGCTGTTGCTCTCCGGCTTGGACCTCACCGACCTGACCGGGCTGAGCGAGCTGACCGTCGACGACGCCGGACAAAAGCGTCCGATCACCGAGGTCGCCCACCTTCATCTCTTCCTGAATCGCAACCGGATCGAGTCGCTGCCGGAAGAGCTCGGTCGCCTGAAGCAGGTCAAATTCCTCTACCTCGAATTCAACCGGCTGCAGACCCTGCCGCTCGCCCTGCGGCAAATGGATGCGCTCGAGGGAATGTATTTCACGTCGAACCGCTTCACGACCGTGCCGCCCTTCGTCTACACGATGAGGAAACTGAAGAAACTCCAGTTCTCCAGGAACCAGCTGAGCGAGCTGCCCCCGGAGATCGGCCATCTCACCGAATTGCGGCACTTGAATCTCTCGGGCAACCGCATCGCGACCGTGCCCGCCACCATCGGCAGGCTGACCCGGCTGCGGGTCTGCGATCTTTCGGACAACCAGATCAGCGAGTTGCCGACCGAGTTTGGTCAGGTGAAAATCGTCAACCAGCTGCGGGTCCGCAATAATCCGCTGACCACGCTGCCCGAGGGCTTCGCCGACATGCGGGCGACGATCGACATCACCGGGACGAAGATCGATCCGGCGAAACTCTCTCCCGGCTTGCGGGCGAGGATCGGCACCGAGAAGCCGCCCGGCTCGAAGCCGGACGGCAAGATCATCGTCCGATCGCCGGCGAAGTAA
- a CDS encoding DUF4287 domain-containing protein, which translates to MSFQAYLDNIQAKTGQSPADFRALAAKKGFTRDGTIAPGVKAGEIVAWLKADFKLGHGHAMAIFALLKGKKS; encoded by the coding sequence ATGTCCTTCCAAGCCTACCTCGACAACATCCAAGCGAAGACCGGCCAGAGCCCGGCCGATTTCCGCGCGCTCGCCGCGAAAAAGGGCTTCACACGCGACGGCACGATCGCGCCCGGCGTGAAGGCCGGCGAGATCGTCGCCTGGCTGAAGGCCGACTTCAAACTCGGCCACGGCCACGCCATGGCGATCTTCGCCCTGCTCAAGGGCAAGAAATCCTGA
- a CDS encoding DoxX family protein encodes MALPSAAPLETVSSARLWTSHILTALLALFLLFDSITKIIRVEQVVKANVTLGVAEHLVLPIGSLLLACTIIYLVPMTSLLGAVLLTGYLGGAIAIHVRAGSGTFPVVFTLVTALLVWVPLVLREPRLGALIAFRRW; translated from the coding sequence ATGGCCCTCCCCTCCGCCGCCCCGCTCGAAACCGTCTCGTCCGCCCGCCTGTGGACCAGCCACATCCTCACCGCGCTCCTCGCCTTGTTCCTCCTGTTCGACTCGATCACCAAGATCATCCGCGTCGAGCAAGTGGTGAAGGCGAACGTGACGCTCGGCGTCGCCGAACACCTCGTGCTGCCGATCGGCTCCCTGTTGCTCGCCTGCACGATCATCTACCTCGTGCCGATGACCTCGCTCCTCGGCGCCGTGCTGCTCACCGGCTATCTCGGCGGCGCCATCGCGATCCACGTGCGCGCCGGCAGCGGCACGTTCCCCGTGGTGTTCACGCTCGTCACGGCCCTGCTGGTCTGGGTGCCGCTCGTGTTGCGCGAGCCGCGCCTCGGCGCGTTGATCGCATTCCGTCGCTGGTGA
- a CDS encoding GNAT family N-acetyltransferase, giving the protein MSLENIARRSDSSAEAPTWSLRPLTAADHEALLRLNAGNRPAVAAVEAGDLPWLLAGEGHRLVAVDSSGQVLGYLLAFPRASSYDDSEMNELRRLIAEPFYYICQVALAPEHRGRGIGRAFYAAVAETARAQGARYLCCDVNLDPPNPESHAFHRRLGFRQLADGFASNGFKIAYLVCDL; this is encoded by the coding sequence ATGTCCTTGGAAAACATCGCCCGTCGCTCCGACTCCTCCGCGGAGGCTCCGACCTGGAGCCTGCGTCCGCTGACCGCGGCCGACCACGAAGCGTTGCTGCGGCTCAATGCCGGAAACCGGCCGGCCGTCGCGGCGGTGGAAGCCGGCGACTTGCCGTGGCTGCTGGCGGGCGAGGGGCATCGTCTCGTGGCCGTCGATTCATCCGGGCAAGTGCTCGGCTACCTCCTCGCGTTCCCACGCGCGTCGAGTTACGACGACTCCGAGATGAACGAGCTGCGTCGGTTGATCGCCGAGCCGTTCTATTACATCTGCCAGGTCGCGCTCGCGCCCGAGCATCGCGGGCGCGGCATCGGACGGGCCTTCTACGCCGCGGTGGCGGAGACGGCGCGCGCGCAAGGAGCGCGTTACCTTTGCTGCGACGTCAATCTCGACCCGCCCAATCCCGAGTCGCACGCGTTCCACCGCCGGCTCGGCTTCCGGCAGCTCGCCGACGGCTTCGCATCCAACGGATTCAAGATCGCGTATCTCGTCTGCGATTTGTGA
- a CDS encoding LemA family protein has translation MIVLLLVLVLAPLLWVAVQYNALVNLRNYVANAWANIDTELKRRYDLIPNLVETVKGYAAHERATLERVVELRNRCAANHGPVAAQSADETGLVAALQQLLVVVENYPQLKSDQNFRALQTELINTENRIQAARRFYNGNVRDFRNRCETFPSNLVARAFGFEPADFFTVPPAVKEAPNVQF, from the coding sequence ATGATCGTCCTGCTGCTGGTCCTCGTCCTCGCGCCGCTGCTCTGGGTGGCGGTGCAATACAACGCGCTCGTCAACCTGCGCAACTACGTTGCCAACGCGTGGGCCAACATCGATACCGAGCTGAAGCGGCGCTACGATCTCATCCCGAACCTCGTCGAGACCGTGAAAGGCTACGCGGCCCACGAGCGCGCCACGCTCGAGCGCGTGGTCGAGCTGCGCAACCGCTGCGCCGCCAACCACGGTCCGGTTGCCGCGCAATCTGCCGACGAAACGGGCCTCGTGGCCGCGTTGCAGCAGTTGCTGGTCGTGGTGGAGAATTACCCGCAGCTGAAGTCCGACCAGAATTTCCGCGCGTTGCAGACCGAGCTGATCAACACCGAGAATCGCATCCAGGCCGCGCGGCGATTCTACAACGGCAACGTCCGCGACTTCCGGAACCGCTGCGAAACCTTCCCCAGCAATCTCGTGGCGCGGGCCTTCGGTTTCGAACCGGCGGACTTCTTCACCGTGCCGCCAGCGGTCAAGGAAGCGCCGAACGTGCAGTTCTGA
- a CDS encoding DUF4256 domain-containing protein: MKSTKAEKLPAKQREELLETLSARFAKNMNRHAKLAWAAVQKRLDATPAKLAALHQMEATGGEPDVIGQDAQTGELLFVDCAPQSPAGRQSLCYDRAALDGRKKFPPKGCITELAESMGVELLDEEHYFALQKLGDFDTKTSSWLRTPPEIRALGGAIYGDRRYNRVFIGHNGADSYYSGRGFRGLLRV, encoded by the coding sequence ATGAAATCCACGAAGGCTGAGAAACTGCCGGCGAAGCAACGCGAGGAATTGCTGGAAACGCTGTCCGCGCGCTTCGCGAAAAACATGAACCGCCACGCGAAGCTCGCGTGGGCCGCCGTGCAAAAGCGCCTCGACGCCACGCCGGCCAAGCTCGCCGCACTGCACCAGATGGAGGCGACCGGCGGCGAGCCGGACGTCATCGGACAGGACGCGCAGACCGGTGAGCTCCTCTTCGTCGATTGCGCGCCGCAAAGCCCGGCCGGACGCCAGAGCCTGTGCTACGACCGCGCCGCGCTGGACGGCCGCAAGAAATTCCCGCCCAAGGGCTGCATCACCGAACTCGCCGAGTCGATGGGCGTGGAGCTGCTCGACGAGGAGCACTATTTTGCCCTCCAGAAACTGGGCGATTTCGACACCAAGACGTCGAGCTGGCTGAGGACGCCGCCGGAAATCCGCGCGCTCGGCGGCGCCATCTACGGCGACCGCCGCTACAACCGCGTCTTCATCGGCCACAACGGCGCGGATTCCTACTACAGCGGCCGCGGCTTCCGCGGCTTGCTGCGCGTGTAG
- a CDS encoding GNAT family N-acetyltransferase — MLRLDADNYPSVQSLDAAALTRLLAQGARPFVAVDERGEVLGYLMAFSSRSEYNGSEMVALRRRVGEPFFYIWEVVIAPAWRRQGMGRAFYAAIADVARREGVRVLCCGVNLDPPDRNAFAFHHALDFTEIGSSTASNGFTLAFLGKLL; from the coding sequence TTGCTGCGACTGGATGCGGACAACTATCCGTCGGTGCAATCGCTGGACGCCGCGGCGCTGACGCGCTTGCTCGCGCAAGGCGCGCGCCCCTTCGTGGCCGTGGACGAACGGGGCGAAGTGCTCGGCTACCTCATGGCCTTTTCCAGCCGCTCGGAATATAACGGCAGCGAAATGGTCGCGCTGCGCCGGCGGGTGGGGGAGCCGTTTTTCTATATCTGGGAAGTGGTGATCGCGCCCGCGTGGCGCCGGCAGGGCATGGGCCGCGCCTTCTACGCCGCGATCGCGGACGTCGCCCGGCGCGAAGGCGTGCGGGTCCTCTGCTGCGGCGTGAACCTCGATCCGCCGGATCGGAACGCCTTTGCGTTCCACCACGCGCTGGACTTCACGGAGATCGGTTCCAGCACGGCGTCGAACGGCTTCACGCTCGCGTTCCTCGGCAAGCTGCTGTGA
- a CDS encoding haloacid dehalogenase type II has translation MHRRQFLQLSVQAAAAVALARAATPSPEAPRRTRFRAIAFDGFPVLDPRPVFALAEELFPGRGAALSDAWKTRQFEYSWLRVAGGHYVDFWQVTEDALVYAAHVIGVELTAEKRARLMDAWLRLKTWPEVLPVLQRFRAAGITCVFLSNFSPRMLSAAVESAGLAGLITQSLSTDAVRTFKPDPRAYQLGVDALGLPVNEILFAAFGGWDASGAKWFGYPTFWVNRLKQPVEELSAVPDGIGHNLLDLERFVFEA, from the coding sequence ATGCATCGCCGTCAATTCCTCCAACTCTCCGTCCAAGCCGCAGCGGCAGTCGCCCTCGCCCGAGCGGCGACGCCGTCGCCCGAGGCGCCGCGCCGCACGCGGTTTCGCGCGATCGCCTTCGACGGTTTCCCCGTGCTCGATCCGCGCCCGGTCTTCGCTCTCGCGGAGGAACTTTTTCCCGGCCGCGGGGCGGCGTTGTCGGACGCGTGGAAAACGCGGCAATTCGAATACTCGTGGCTGCGTGTCGCCGGCGGGCACTACGTGGATTTCTGGCAGGTGACCGAAGACGCGCTCGTTTATGCGGCCCACGTGATCGGCGTGGAGTTGACCGCCGAGAAGCGCGCGCGGCTGATGGACGCGTGGCTGCGGCTGAAGACGTGGCCAGAAGTCCTGCCGGTGCTGCAACGCTTCCGCGCCGCCGGCATCACCTGCGTGTTCCTGTCCAATTTTTCCCCACGCATGCTCTCGGCTGCCGTGGAGAGCGCCGGTTTGGCGGGCCTCATCACGCAGTCCCTCAGCACGGACGCCGTGCGCACCTTCAAGCCGGACCCGCGCGCCTACCAGCTCGGCGTCGATGCACTCGGCTTGCCGGTCAACGAAATCCTCTTCGCCGCTTTCGGCGGCTGGGACGCCAGCGGGGCGAAATGGTTCGGCTATCCCACTTTTTGGGTGAATCGCCTGAAGCAGCCGGTCGAAGAACTCAGCGCCGTCCCGGACGGCATCGGCCACAATCTGCTCGATCTCGAGCGCTTCGTGTTCGAAGCCTGA
- a CDS encoding DoxX family protein encodes MSEKTVAAPPAPFWSLAPYRPCALLPLRLIVGYGFLAHGIAKLQRGPELFIATLDGLGVPLAPLMGWLTIVVEVLGGLAVLLGAFTLLVSVPLAIILLVSIFAVHLPFGFSSIKLQSVTEAGPKFGQPGYEMSLLYLAGLVSLVLSGPGPWSIDRRREQRRQTSQSVVQ; translated from the coding sequence ATGAGTGAGAAAACTGTCGCCGCACCGCCGGCTCCCTTCTGGAGTCTTGCCCCTTACCGCCCCTGCGCGCTGCTGCCGCTGCGGTTGATCGTCGGCTACGGCTTCCTCGCCCACGGCATCGCCAAGCTCCAGCGCGGACCGGAACTGTTTATCGCGACGCTCGACGGACTCGGCGTGCCGCTCGCGCCGCTCATGGGCTGGCTGACGATCGTCGTGGAAGTTCTCGGAGGGCTGGCGGTGCTGCTCGGCGCCTTCACGCTCCTCGTGAGCGTGCCGCTGGCGATCATCCTGCTCGTCTCGATTTTCGCGGTGCACCTGCCTTTCGGCTTCAGTTCGATCAAATTGCAGTCCGTCACCGAGGCCGGGCCTAAATTCGGCCAGCCGGGCTACGAGATGAGCCTCCTGTATCTCGCCGGGCTGGTGAGCTTGGTATTGAGCGGCCCCGGGCCATGGTCGATCGATCGGCGGCGCGAACAGCGCCGGCAAACTTCGCAATCCGTAGTCCAATGA
- a CDS encoding nuclear transport factor 2 family protein, with protein MNIRPPVPPFDEASARLKVQAAEDAWNSRDPERVALAYTEHSEWRNRSEFFSGRAAIVAFLRRKWARELDYRLKKELWTFGGNRIAVRFEYEWHDASGQWYRSYGNENWEFAASGLMASRFASINDLPIHPMERRL; from the coding sequence ATGAATATCCGCCCGCCCGTCCCGCCCTTCGATGAAGCTTCCGCGCGCCTCAAGGTGCAAGCGGCCGAAGACGCCTGGAACAGCCGCGACCCGGAACGGGTGGCGCTCGCCTACACCGAGCACTCCGAGTGGCGCAACCGGTCGGAATTCTTCAGCGGCCGCGCCGCCATCGTCGCGTTCCTGCGCCGCAAGTGGGCGCGCGAGCTCGACTATCGCCTGAAGAAGGAGCTCTGGACTTTCGGCGGCAATCGCATCGCCGTGCGCTTCGAGTATGAGTGGCACGACGCCTCCGGCCAATGGTATCGCTCCTACGGCAACGAGAACTGGGAGTTCGCCGCCTCCGGCCTGATGGCGAGCCGTTTTGCGAGCATCAACGATCTGCCGATTCATCCGATGGAGCGCCGGCTCTGA
- a CDS encoding pyridoxamine 5'-phosphate oxidase family protein yields MTEKFLEVTGTPSVRAARERYYGPARAERPAPAHDPLGPDEIEFIGRRDSFYLATVSETGWPYMQHRGGRPGFLRVLAPDRLAFADYKGNRQLLSTGNLDVNDRAALFLMDYPRRQRLKILGHARTVDAREHPELLAELAEPAVHRTIERFFFIDVVSHDWNCPKYITPRYTTEEIAELTAPLRQRIAELEQQLARTSA; encoded by the coding sequence ATGACCGAAAAGTTTCTCGAAGTCACCGGCACGCCGTCGGTCCGCGCGGCGCGCGAACGCTACTACGGCCCGGCGCGCGCGGAACGGCCGGCGCCGGCGCACGATCCGCTCGGGCCCGACGAGATCGAGTTCATCGGCCGCCGCGACAGCTTCTACCTCGCGACCGTGAGCGAAACCGGCTGGCCCTACATGCAGCACCGCGGCGGACGTCCCGGATTTCTGCGCGTGCTCGCACCGGATCGCCTGGCCTTCGCCGACTACAAGGGTAACCGCCAGCTGCTCTCGACCGGCAACCTCGACGTGAACGATCGCGCCGCGCTCTTCCTGATGGATTACCCGCGCCGCCAGCGCCTGAAGATTCTCGGCCACGCGCGCACCGTCGATGCGCGGGAGCACCCCGAGCTGCTGGCCGAGCTCGCCGAGCCGGCGGTGCATCGCACGATCGAACGCTTTTTTTTCATCGACGTCGTCTCGCACGACTGGAACTGCCCGAAATACATCACCCCGCGCTACACGACCGAGGAGATCGCGGAGCTGACCGCGCCTCTCCGACAACGCATCGCCGAACTGGAACAACAACTCGCCCGCACCTCCGCATGA
- a CDS encoding DsrE family protein: MKTAIVILSDPKAGEEALGRAFNGLAVAHAALQAGDTVEVVFNGAGTRWPEELVKVSHPANGLYNAVRESVRGVSCGCAAVFGATEGAQASGAKLLKDFALPGTPGISDLRRYLAEGWQTLVF, translated from the coding sequence ATGAAAACTGCCATTGTCATTCTTTCCGATCCGAAAGCCGGTGAGGAAGCTCTCGGCCGCGCCTTCAACGGTCTCGCGGTCGCTCACGCCGCGCTGCAGGCCGGCGACACCGTCGAGGTCGTCTTCAACGGCGCCGGCACGCGCTGGCCGGAGGAACTCGTCAAGGTTTCGCACCCCGCCAACGGCCTCTACAACGCCGTGCGCGAAAGCGTCCGCGGCGTCTCCTGCGGTTGCGCGGCCGTGTTCGGCGCGACCGAAGGCGCGCAGGCGAGCGGCGCGAAACTGCTCAAGGACTTCGCGCTCCCCGGCACGCCGGGCATCTCCGATCTCCGCCGCTATCTCGCCGAAGGCTGGCAGACCCTCGTGTTCTGA
- a CDS encoding winged helix-turn-helix transcriptional regulator has product MPKLKTRRVERLLEEVIGCRWTISVLRAVTDGVNRPGAMERHIAGISTKVLSDRLRKFTSAGLLERVPYAEIPPRVEYRLTEFGRKFVRLLQEVEKLQQELDAEPRARR; this is encoded by the coding sequence ATGCCCAAGCTGAAGACGCGGCGGGTGGAGAGATTGCTCGAGGAAGTCATCGGCTGCCGCTGGACGATCAGCGTGCTGCGCGCGGTGACCGACGGCGTGAATCGTCCCGGCGCGATGGAGCGGCACATCGCCGGCATCAGCACCAAAGTGCTCAGCGATCGCCTGCGGAAATTCACCAGCGCCGGACTGCTCGAACGCGTGCCTTACGCCGAGATCCCGCCGCGCGTCGAATACCGGCTCACCGAGTTCGGCCGGAAATTCGTGCGGCTGCTCCAGGAAGTGGAGAAACTGCAGCAGGAACTCGATGCCGAGCCGCGCGCGCGCCGTTGA